A portion of the Nitratidesulfovibrio termitidis HI1 genome contains these proteins:
- a CDS encoding nitrate reductase has protein sequence MECSRRDFLRYMALSAALAAVSGAPLSASAAQQDEKPDTWVKGVCRYCGTGCGVLVGVRNGKAVAIKGDPDNHNKGLLCLKGALLIPVLNSPDRVTSPMARKTKGGPLEPIGWDEALDLLAKKFRTAIDTHGPKSVAYYGSGQCLTEESYLASKIFKAGLRTNNVDGNPRLCMASAVGGYVTSFGKDEPMGTYEDIDQASCFFIIGSNTSEAHPVLFRRIARRKQATPGVKIIVADPRRTNTSRIADLHIAFRPGTDLALMNAMAWVMIHEELDNARFWGKYVAFKDNQGKDCTFDDYKAFLEDYRPEKAAAICHIPEEQIWQAARLFAESPATMSLWCMGINQRVRGVWANNLIHNLHLISGQICRPGATPFSLTGQPNACGGVRDAGALSHLLPAGRAIANPRHRAEMEQLWGLPEGTISPDPGYHTVALFEALGRGDVKALLICETNPAHTLPNLNKVHKAMSHPDSFIAVIEAFPDAVTLRYADLVLAPAFWCERDGVYGCGERRYALIEKAVEPPQGCRPTVNTLVEFARRVGVDPKLVEFRNAADVWEEWRTVSKGTTYNFYGMTRERLRKESGLIWPCPDEKHPGTRLRYVRGEDPIVPADHPDKLFFYGRPDGKAALWMRPYQGAAEEPDADYPLYLTSMRVIDHWHTATMTGKVPELQKANPSAFVEINGDDAKSLGIAHGDACVVETRRDKLTMPARVSDVCRTGLIAVPFFDREKLVNKLFLDATDPISREPEYKICAARIRKA, from the coding sequence ATGGAATGCTCCAGACGCGACTTTCTGCGCTACATGGCCCTGTCCGCCGCGCTGGCCGCCGTCAGCGGCGCGCCGCTGTCGGCATCGGCCGCCCAGCAGGACGAAAAGCCCGACACCTGGGTGAAGGGCGTATGCCGATACTGCGGCACCGGATGCGGTGTGCTGGTGGGCGTAAGGAACGGCAAGGCCGTGGCCATCAAGGGCGACCCGGACAACCACAACAAGGGCCTGCTGTGCCTCAAGGGCGCGCTGCTGATCCCGGTGCTGAACTCGCCCGACCGGGTCACCAGCCCCATGGCGCGCAAGACCAAGGGCGGCCCGCTGGAACCCATCGGCTGGGACGAGGCGCTGGACCTGCTGGCGAAGAAGTTCCGCACCGCCATCGACACCCATGGTCCCAAGTCCGTGGCCTACTACGGCTCCGGGCAGTGTCTGACCGAGGAATCGTACCTGGCCAGCAAGATCTTCAAGGCCGGGCTGCGCACCAACAACGTGGACGGCAACCCCCGCCTGTGCATGGCGTCCGCCGTGGGCGGCTACGTGACCTCGTTCGGCAAGGACGAGCCCATGGGCACCTACGAGGACATCGACCAGGCCTCGTGCTTCTTCATCATCGGGTCCAACACGTCGGAAGCGCACCCCGTGCTGTTCCGGCGCATCGCGCGGCGCAAGCAGGCCACGCCCGGCGTCAAGATCATCGTGGCCGACCCGCGCCGCACCAACACCTCGCGCATCGCCGACCTGCACATCGCCTTCCGCCCCGGCACCGACCTGGCCCTGATGAACGCCATGGCCTGGGTCATGATCCACGAGGAACTGGACAACGCCCGCTTCTGGGGCAAGTACGTGGCCTTCAAGGACAACCAGGGCAAGGACTGCACCTTCGACGACTACAAGGCGTTTCTTGAAGATTACCGCCCCGAAAAAGCCGCCGCCATCTGCCACATTCCGGAAGAGCAGATATGGCAGGCCGCGCGCCTGTTCGCGGAATCGCCCGCCACCATGTCGCTGTGGTGCATGGGCATCAACCAGCGGGTGCGCGGGGTGTGGGCCAACAACCTGATCCACAACCTGCACCTGATCAGCGGGCAGATCTGCCGCCCCGGCGCCACCCCCTTCTCACTGACCGGCCAGCCCAACGCCTGCGGCGGCGTGCGCGACGCGGGCGCGCTGTCGCACCTGTTGCCTGCGGGCCGCGCCATCGCCAACCCCAGGCACCGCGCCGAAATGGAGCAGTTGTGGGGCCTGCCCGAAGGCACCATCTCGCCCGACCCCGGCTATCACACCGTGGCCCTGTTCGAGGCCCTTGGCCGGGGCGACGTGAAGGCCCTGCTGATCTGCGAGACCAACCCCGCCCACACGCTGCCCAACCTGAACAAGGTCCACAAGGCCATGAGCCATCCGGACTCGTTCATCGCGGTCATCGAGGCCTTCCCCGACGCGGTCACCCTGCGCTACGCCGACCTGGTGCTGGCCCCGGCCTTCTGGTGCGAGCGTGACGGCGTGTACGGCTGCGGCGAGCGCCGCTACGCGCTCATCGAAAAGGCCGTGGAGCCGCCGCAGGGTTGCCGCCCCACCGTGAACACCCTGGTGGAGTTCGCCAGGCGCGTGGGCGTGGACCCAAAGCTGGTCGAGTTCCGCAACGCCGCCGACGTGTGGGAGGAATGGCGCACCGTCAGCAAGGGCACCACCTACAACTTCTACGGCATGACCCGCGAACGGCTGCGCAAGGAATCGGGCCTCATCTGGCCCTGCCCGGACGAAAAGCACCCCGGCACCCGGCTGCGCTACGTGCGCGGCGAAGACCCCATCGTGCCCGCAGACCATCCGGACAAGCTCTTCTTCTACGGCAGGCCCGACGGCAAGGCCGCCCTGTGGATGCGCCCCTACCAGGGCGCGGCGGAAGAGCCCGACGCCGACTACCCCCTGTACCTGACCTCCATGCGCGTCATCGACCACTGGCACACCGCCACCATGACCGGAAAGGTGCCGGAACTGCAAAAGGCCAACCCCTCGGCCTTCGTGGAAATCAACGGCGACGACGCCAAAAGCCTCGGCATCGCCCACGGCGACGCCTGCGTGGTGGAAACCCGGCGCGACAAGCTGACCATGCCCGCGCGCGTCAGCGACGTGTGCCGCACCGGGCTCATCGCCGTGCCGTTCTTCGACCGGGAAAAGCTGGTCAACAAGCTGTTCCTGGACGCGACAGACCCCATCTCGCGCGAGCCGGAATACAAGATATGCGCGGCGCGGATACGCAAGGCTTGA
- a CDS encoding 4Fe-4S dicluster domain-containing protein gives MTSGLLRPPGARAEAEFRTRCIHCGKCAEACPYGSIRMAAGRMAGFFGQVRNTPYIHAKSVPCWLCMKCPPVCPSGALRPVRDMARADMGMAVLLKNRCHNWVGTVLCRTCYDKCPLRGTAMVLEGGDMPAVADACVGCGVCEHVCPVDAIVVRPDAGRRTASHMDEVAGRRTASYMDEDAGRRAASYRDENAGQQAAAGKADAADATPGRGGNLA, from the coding sequence ATGACGTCGGGTCTGTTGCGGCCGCCGGGTGCGCGGGCCGAGGCGGAATTCCGCACCCGGTGCATCCACTGCGGCAAATGCGCGGAAGCCTGCCCCTACGGGTCCATCCGCATGGCTGCCGGGCGCATGGCCGGGTTCTTCGGCCAGGTGCGCAACACGCCGTACATCCATGCCAAATCCGTTCCCTGCTGGCTGTGCATGAAATGCCCGCCGGTGTGCCCTTCCGGCGCGCTGCGGCCGGTGCGCGACATGGCGCGGGCGGACATGGGCATGGCCGTGCTGCTCAAGAACCGCTGCCACAACTGGGTGGGCACGGTGCTGTGCCGCACCTGCTACGACAAATGCCCGCTGCGCGGTACGGCCATGGTGCTGGAAGGCGGCGACATGCCCGCCGTGGCCGACGCCTGCGTGGGCTGCGGGGTGTGCGAACACGTCTGCCCGGTGGACGCCATCGTGGTGCGACCCGACGCCGGACGCAGGACGGCGTCGCACATGGATGAAGTCGCCGGACGCAGGACGGCGTCGTACATGGATGAAGACGCGGGCCGCAGGGCCGCGTCGTACAGGGATGAGAATGCTGGACAACAGGCGGCGGCAGGCAAGGCTGACGCCGCCGACGCCACGCCCGGACGCGGAGGGAACCTGGCATGA
- a CDS encoding chaperone NapD, with amino-acid sequence MAIAGILVQTDTDAAEAVWTRLSVDPHIAEAHRAEIPGRMVAVLEADSDRMEQEFKRLAAWDGVLSVDLAYLTYEDELADGGAIKCPPWEPRHRSA; translated from the coding sequence ATGGCCATAGCAGGCATTCTGGTGCAGACGGACACGGACGCGGCGGAAGCGGTATGGACCCGGCTGTCGGTGGACCCGCACATTGCCGAGGCGCACCGCGCCGAGATTCCGGGGCGGATGGTGGCGGTGCTGGAGGCCGATTCGGACCGCATGGAGCAGGAATTCAAGCGGCTGGCGGCGTGGGACGGGGTGCTGTCCGTGGACCTGGCCTACCTGACCTACGAGGACGAACTGGCCGATGGCGGCGCCATCAAGTGTCCGCCGTGGGAACCCAGGCACCGGAGCGCCTGA
- a CDS encoding cytochrome c3 family protein has translation MPPRSRSFRIMAVGLAVVALGASAYGVKATSTTAFCMSCHEMKVYQTELDASPHAKDAKGAPIGCSQCHIPGTGLVRMVAAKTYLGVKDIWAHYGGEGEDMDRAAMQPMARRFVDDANCRACHQDLTRNAKNDGAVSETGRLAHENYEGKNGISRSGCAGCHRNMAHLPRFDQRLAANAKFAAKLKEARP, from the coding sequence ATGCCACCCCGTTCCCGAAGTTTCCGGATCATGGCCGTGGGCCTGGCCGTGGTTGCCCTCGGCGCGAGTGCCTATGGCGTGAAGGCCACGTCCACCACCGCGTTCTGCATGTCCTGTCACGAAATGAAGGTCTACCAGACGGAACTGGACGCCTCGCCCCACGCCAAGGACGCCAAGGGCGCACCCATCGGGTGCTCGCAATGTCACATCCCCGGTACGGGCCTTGTGCGCATGGTCGCCGCCAAGACGTACCTGGGGGTGAAGGACATCTGGGCCCACTACGGCGGCGAAGGCGAGGACATGGACCGCGCCGCCATGCAGCCCATGGCGCGCCGCTTCGTGGATGACGCCAACTGCCGCGCCTGCCACCAGGACCTGACCCGCAACGCCAAGAACGACGGAGCGGTGTCCGAAACCGGACGCCTGGCCCACGAAAACTACGAGGGCAAGAACGGCATATCCCGCAGCGGCTGCGCGGGCTGCCACCGCAACATGGCGCACCTGCCGCGCTTCGACCAGCGCCTTGCCGCCAACGCCAAATTCGCCGCCAAGCTCAAGGAGGCACGCCCATGA
- the adhE gene encoding bifunctional acetaldehyde-CoA/alcohol dehydrogenase, with the protein MSKKPTAQHPEPATTPDAISRNDISPDNIPPNNVSPNNVSVDDIVTRVNEAQRAFANFTQQQVDAIFHAAAAAATAQRIHLARLAVQETGMGILEDKVIKNHFASEYIYNKYKDDKTCGVIRDDPAYGYREVAAPIGVIAGIIPTTNPTSTTIFKALLALKTRNGIIFAPHPRAAKSTVEAARIVHEAAVAAGAPRGVIGWVEAPTPDLTRQIMQHRGVALILATGGPGMVHAAYSSGKPAIGVGAGNTPVVMDATANVKMAVNSVILSKTFDNGMICASEQAVIVEDAAADAVKAEFAARGCHFATPQEAEALAGVVFTDGKLNAAIVGRSAAEIAAMAGITVPPTTKILIAERDAIDPLDPFAHEKLSPVLGFYRAPDFSTAVDMAQRLVELGGAGHTSVLYTDEANHERIVHFQNVLTTGRTLINMPSSQGAIGDVYNFELAPSLTLGCGSWGGNSVSENIGVKHLMNVKTVAERRENMLWFRVPPKIYFKMGALRLALEDMRDRKRAFIVTDRTMEDLGHVGKVTSVLEKLGIQFRVFSDVKPDPDLTGTYAALDSIRAFQPDMFIALGGGSPMDAAKIMWLMYEQPDLKFEEISLRFMDIRKRVYAFPELGKKAVMVAVPTTSGTGSEVTPFAVITDDVTGMKYPIADYALTPDMAIVDPEFVMDMPRTLTAHSGLDALTHAVEAFTSTYANNFSDGNALEAVRLVFKYLRRAYNDGARDVMAREKMHYAGTIAGMAFANAFLGVCHSMAHKLGAAFHMPHGLANALLLSHVIEYNATDTPTKQGLMPQYRYPFVKGRYARIADMLGLTEGCGDARDRKVARLVQAIEKLKTDLNVPGSLREAGIAEADFLAGVDLLAEQAFDDQCTGGNPRYPLIAEIRELYLKAYYGEPLASLTVK; encoded by the coding sequence ATGAGCAAGAAGCCCACCGCACAGCACCCGGAACCGGCCACCACGCCGGACGCCATCTCCCGGAACGACATTTCCCCAGACAACATCCCGCCAAACAACGTCTCGCCAAACAACGTCTCCGTTGACGACATCGTCACCCGCGTCAACGAGGCGCAGCGCGCCTTCGCCAACTTCACCCAGCAGCAGGTGGACGCCATCTTCCACGCCGCCGCTGCCGCCGCCACCGCGCAGCGCATCCACCTTGCCCGCCTGGCCGTGCAGGAAACGGGCATGGGCATTCTGGAAGACAAGGTGATCAAGAACCACTTCGCCTCGGAATACATCTACAACAAGTACAAGGACGACAAGACCTGCGGGGTCATCCGCGACGACCCGGCCTACGGCTACCGCGAAGTGGCCGCGCCCATCGGGGTCATTGCGGGCATCATTCCCACCACCAACCCCACCTCCACCACCATCTTCAAGGCGCTGCTGGCGCTGAAGACGCGCAACGGCATCATCTTCGCGCCGCACCCGCGCGCCGCCAAATCCACGGTAGAGGCCGCGCGCATCGTGCACGAGGCCGCCGTGGCCGCAGGCGCGCCGCGCGGGGTCATCGGCTGGGTGGAAGCGCCCACGCCCGACCTTACCCGCCAGATCATGCAGCACCGGGGCGTGGCGCTTATCCTGGCCACGGGCGGGCCGGGCATGGTGCATGCCGCCTACAGCTCGGGCAAGCCCGCCATCGGCGTGGGCGCGGGCAACACCCCGGTGGTGATGGACGCCACGGCCAACGTGAAGATGGCGGTGAACTCCGTCATCCTGTCGAAAACCTTCGACAACGGCATGATCTGCGCCTCGGAGCAGGCGGTGATCGTGGAGGACGCGGCAGCCGACGCGGTGAAGGCGGAATTTGCGGCGCGCGGCTGCCATTTCGCCACGCCGCAAGAGGCGGAGGCCCTGGCGGGCGTGGTGTTCACCGACGGCAAGCTCAACGCGGCCATCGTGGGGCGTAGCGCTGCCGAAATCGCGGCCATGGCGGGCATCACCGTGCCGCCGACCACCAAGATCCTCATTGCGGAGCGCGACGCCATCGACCCGCTGGACCCGTTCGCGCACGAAAAGCTTTCCCCGGTGCTGGGCTTCTACCGCGCGCCCGACTTTTCCACAGCCGTGGACATGGCCCAGCGCCTGGTGGAACTGGGCGGGGCCGGGCACACCTCCGTGCTGTATACCGACGAAGCCAACCACGAGCGCATCGTCCACTTCCAGAACGTGCTGACCACCGGGCGCACGCTCATCAACATGCCCTCGTCGCAGGGGGCCATAGGCGACGTGTACAACTTCGAGCTGGCGCCCTCGCTGACGCTGGGCTGCGGTTCGTGGGGCGGCAATTCCGTCAGCGAAAACATCGGGGTGAAGCATCTCATGAACGTGAAGACCGTGGCCGAACGGCGCGAGAACATGCTGTGGTTCCGGGTGCCCCCGAAAATCTACTTCAAGATGGGGGCGCTGCGCCTGGCGCTGGAAGACATGCGCGACAGAAAGCGCGCCTTCATCGTCACCGACCGCACCATGGAAGACCTGGGGCACGTGGGCAAGGTGACCAGCGTGCTGGAAAAGCTGGGCATCCAGTTCCGGGTGTTCAGCGACGTGAAGCCAGACCCGGACCTGACCGGCACCTACGCCGCGCTCGATTCCATCCGCGCCTTCCAGCCGGACATGTTCATCGCGCTCGGCGGCGGATCGCCCATGGACGCCGCCAAGATCATGTGGCTGATGTACGAGCAGCCGGACCTGAAGTTCGAGGAAATATCCCTGCGCTTCATGGACATCCGCAAGCGGGTCTACGCCTTTCCGGAACTGGGCAAAAAGGCGGTGATGGTGGCGGTGCCCACCACCTCGGGCACCGGGTCGGAGGTGACGCCCTTTGCCGTCATCACCGACGACGTCACGGGCATGAAGTACCCCATCGCCGACTATGCCCTGACGCCGGACATGGCCATCGTGGACCCGGAATTCGTCATGGACATGCCAAGGACGCTCACCGCGCATTCCGGGCTGGACGCCCTGACCCACGCGGTGGAGGCCTTTACCTCCACCTATGCCAACAACTTCAGCGATGGCAACGCGCTGGAGGCCGTGCGGCTGGTCTTCAAGTACCTGCGCCGGGCCTACAATGATGGCGCGCGCGACGTAATGGCCCGCGAAAAGATGCACTATGCGGGCACCATTGCGGGCATGGCCTTTGCCAATGCGTTCCTTGGCGTGTGCCATTCCATGGCGCACAAGCTGGGGGCGGCGTTCCACATGCCGCACGGCCTGGCCAACGCGCTGCTGCTTTCACACGTCATCGAATACAACGCCACCGACACCCCCACCAAGCAGGGGCTGATGCCGCAGTACCGCTACCCCTTCGTCAAGGGGCGCTACGCGCGCATCGCCGACATGCTGGGACTGACCGAAGGCTGCGGCGACGCCCGCGACCGCAAGGTGGCCCGGCTGGTGCAGGCCATAGAGAAGCTGAAGACCGACCTGAACGTTCCCGGCTCGCTGCGCGAGGCAGGCATTGCCGAGGCGGACTTTCTGGCGGGGGTGGATCTGCTGGCCGAACAGGCCTTCGACGATCAATGCACCGGCGGCAACCCGCGCTACCCGCTGATCGCCGAAATCCGCGAACTGTACCTGAAGGCGTATTACGGCGAGCCGCTGGCGTCGCTGACGGTGAAGTAG
- a CDS encoding 4Fe-4S binding protein — MKPWHARWRRPAQWAVLALFAALPWLNRKGFHGVSGTLFSLEAWGLPLADPLAAAQVLAAGALPGMRLLLGGLLVLAVAVVLGRVFCSWGCPYGLLSELVHARRRKGAKTGHGARSAGLSASRTAAADAEHTVSQQASRLAFSSAARGGFPVRAGLVAAGLALTALAGAPLLNRFSLPGEITLQLLALAYPAPDARDWPWVGLALIIALLAAEWRTRTRLWCRYLCPQSVLLSLAARLWPGALAIRRNMRRCTCAANDRACAGACSLGLDPRIPTRAPRSECTNCGDCATACAARGGALRLGFREPPEV, encoded by the coding sequence ATGAAACCGTGGCACGCACGCTGGCGGCGTCCCGCGCAGTGGGCCGTGCTGGCCCTGTTCGCGGCGCTGCCCTGGCTGAACCGCAAGGGATTCCACGGCGTGTCCGGCACGCTGTTCTCGCTGGAGGCATGGGGCCTGCCGCTGGCCGACCCGCTGGCCGCCGCACAGGTGCTGGCCGCCGGGGCATTGCCCGGCATGCGCCTTCTGCTGGGTGGGCTGCTGGTGCTGGCCGTGGCCGTGGTGCTGGGCCGGGTGTTCTGTTCCTGGGGCTGCCCTTACGGGCTGCTGTCGGAACTGGTGCACGCCCGGCGCAGGAAAGGCGCGAAAACCGGGCACGGCGCGCGGAGCGCCGGCCTGTCCGCCAGCCGGACCGCTGCCGCAGATGCAGAACATACCGTCAGCCAACAAGCGTCCCGCCTTGCATTCTCTTCTGCGGCGCGGGGCGGTTTCCCCGTCCGGGCGGGCCTGGTCGCCGCCGGGCTGGCCCTGACGGCACTGGCGGGCGCACCGTTGCTGAACCGGTTTTCCCTGCCCGGAGAGATCACCCTGCAACTGCTGGCCTTGGCCTATCCGGCCCCCGACGCACGAGATTGGCCGTGGGTGGGCCTTGCACTGATCATCGCGCTGCTGGCGGCGGAATGGCGCACCCGCACCCGCCTGTGGTGCCGGTACCTGTGCCCGCAGTCGGTGCTGCTGTCCCTGGCCGCGCGGCTATGGCCGGGCGCGCTGGCCATCCGCCGCAACATGCGCCGCTGCACCTGCGCCGCCAATGACCGCGCCTGCGCCGGGGCCTGCTCCCTGGGCCTGGACCCGCGTATCCCCACCCGCGCCCCGCGCAGCGAATGCACCAACTGCGGCGACTGCGCCACGGCCTGCGCCGCGCGCGGCGGTGCGTTGCGACTGGGCTTCCGGGAACCGCCGGAAGTCTGA